The genomic region GCGGCCATCGAGGACCGGCTCGTCCCCTTCGAGTGTGCGCGGGTGGCGCGCGTCGCGCGCTCCTCGCGCACCACGGAGCGCGGTCAAGTGCACGCGTTCACCGATCTGTCCGGGCTGCTGCTGGACGCGGACGTCGTCGTCCTCTCCACTCCTCTCACGGAGGACACCAGGGGCATGGTGGACGCGGACTTCCTGGCGGCGATGAAGGACGGTGCGCTGCTGGTGAACGTCGCGCGAGGGGGCGTCGTCGACACCAAGGCACTCCTTGCCGAGCTGGAGTCGGGGCGACTGCATGCGGCGCTCGACGTCACCGACCCCGAGCCGCTGCCCGCCGGGCATCCGCTGTGGCATGCCCCTGGTTGCCTCATCAGCCCCCATGCAGGCGGTCCCACCTCGGCGTTCATGCCCCGCGCCAAGCGGCTGCTGGCTTCCCAGCTCACCCGGTTCGTCGCCGGGGAGCAGCTGGACAATGTGGTGCTGACGACCGAATAAGACCGTTCTGTGGATGTTCGGATGTGCCGGGTGCCCATAACTCCTTTGCTCGTCACGGAGAGTAGAGAAGCTATGTCCCTGAGTGACGGTACTGGTGTATCGTCCGGATGGGGGCCGCGCAGGGACGCGGTGCGGGCGAGCGCACAGATCTTGAGGGGGCGACGGACGATGCACGGCCAGTGGACTGACCAACCGACGCGGCGGATCCACCGACGACGTCCCCGACGGACGAGGGCGCGCGGCTCGGACCCTCGCTCGGCGATGCGGCGGACGGCGACATCCGGGAAGGACCGGTGAGCACGTCGGGGGCGCTCCTCGCCCGGCAGCCGGTCTCCGGCGGCCCCGCGGGTCTGCTCTCCCAGCTCCTTCTCGCGGTGGTGTGCGGAGGCTATGCGATCGGCTCGGCGTTCGACTGGGGATCGGATGAACTGGCGCTCGTCATGGGTGACTTCGGCCTCAGCTTCGCGGCGGCGCTCGCCGCGGTCTCCTGTTTCTTCTATTCACGCACCCGGGAAAGCCGGTTCCGTCCCGCCTGGCTGCTGTTCTCACTCTCCTCCGCCATGGCGGCCTGCGGAAACGCTGTCTGGGGGTGGTACGAGGTCATCCTGCGGACTCCGGTTCCCACCCCCTCGCTCGCCGACCTCTTCTTCCTCTGCTTCGCGCCACCCGCCATCGTCGGACTGCTGGTCCTCGCGAAGCGGCCGGTCACCCGGGCGGGCTGGGTCTGTCTGGCGCTGGACGCCTGGCTCATCGGCGGTTCGCTGCTGACGCTCTCCTGGAGCCTCGCCCTCGCGCACGCCGCACGCCTGGAAGGCGGCCGGGAGAGCGTGGCGCACGCCGCGCTCTCCCTCGCCTATCCGCTCCTCGACATCGTCCTGGTGTCCATGGTGCTGGTCCTGCACTTCCGCAGGTCGAACGCCAACCGTTCGGCGATCAACACCGCCATTGCCGGGCTGGCGCTGACCGTGCTGTCCGATGCCCTGTTCACCTCGCCGCTGTTGCGGGCGAGCTACCGCTCGGGGCAGTTGCTGGACGCCGGATGGTTCGCAGGCTCGCTGCTCCTGGCGTACGCGCCCTGGGGTGCCCGGCTGGGGGCGAGCGGGTTCACCGGCACCGACCCGGTGCCCGAACCGCGCGGAATCCGGCACCCCAGCCGTCCCATCGCCGGTTCGCTGGCCGCACTCACCCCGTACCTGGCCGCAGCCGTCTGCACGCTCGGCATCCTCAACAACGTGATCGACGGCCACCGGGTGGACCGGGTGGTCGTCTTCACCGGCTGCACGGTCGTCCTCGCGCTGGTGGTCCGGCAGGGCATCATGCTCGTCGACAACATCGCACTCACCCATGAACTGGCCCAGAAGGAGAACCACTTCCGGTCCCTCGTGCAGGGGTCGAGCGATGTCATCATGATCGCCGCGCCGACCGGCATACTCCGCTACGTCAGCCCGGCAGCCTCGGGTGTCTACGGCCGGGACGCCGAGGAACTCATCGGCTCCGAGCTCGCCTCGCTCATTCACGCCGATGACCTGGGGCGCGTGGTCCACGAGGTGCGCCGCTTTCTGGCCGCGTCGCCCGCCTCCGAGCCCACCACCCGTATCGAGTGCCGCTTCAGATCAGGGACCGGGGACTGGCTCAATGTGGAGTCCACCGTCAACCGGCACCAGGGCGGGCTGATCTTCAACAGCCGGGACGTGACCGAACGGGTCCGCCTCCAGGCCCAGTTGCAGCACAACGCCGAACACGACCCGCTCACCGACCTGCCCAACCGGGCCCTGTTCACGGACCGGGTCCGCGAGGCGCTCGGCGGGCGCAGGGCGACCGACCACGGCACGGCGGTGCTCTTCATCGACCTCGACGGCTTCAAGGCGGTGAACGACACCATCGGCCACCAGGCGGGCGACGAACTGCTCGTCCAGGCGGCCCGCCGCCTCCAGGAGTCGGTCAGGTCGGCGGACACGGCGGCCCGTCTCGGCGGCGACGAGTTCGCCGCGCTCATCGTCGGCAACGGCAGCCAGGACCAGCCCGCCCGGGAGTGCCAGGTCCATGAGATCGCCGACCGGCTGCGCCTGCGGCTCTCCCAGCCGTACCGGATCGACGGCAGCGAAGTGCGGGTCGCGGCCTCCATCGGCGTGGCCTTCGCCGAATCCGGTGTCACCCCGACCGACCTGATGCGCAACGCCGATCTCGCCATGTACCGGGCGAAGGCGGGAGGTAAGAACCGCGTCGAGCTGTACGCCCCGCAGATGCAGGCCGAAGTCGTCCGCCGGTCCGAGCTGTCCACCCGGCTGCGCACCGCGCTCCACGACGGTGAATTCGCCCTGCTGCACCAGCCCGTGGTGAATCTCACCACCGGCCGGATCGCCGCGGTCGCCGCCCAGGCGCGCTGGCGCTCCACCCAGGGGATCCTCTTCACCCCGGCCGAGTTCCTCCAGGTCCAGGGGGCGGGCGACCTGGAAGAGGGGGCACGTACCGGCGAGCTGGGCCGCTGGCTGCTCGAAGAAGCCGTCGAGCAGGCAGCCGACCGGGGAGGCGCCGGGCACCAGGTGCCGGTCGCCGTGCGGCTCTCGGCCCGCAGGCTGCTCGACAGGTCCATGCCGCTCGCGTCCATCGAGGCACTCCTCAGCCGGCACGCGCTGCCCTCGGGCGCCCTGGTCATCGAGATCACCGACAGCGACCCGCGCATCGCCTTCGAGGAGCTGGAGCGCCGTCTGATGGTGCTGCGCAGGCTCGGCGTACGGATCGCGCTGGACGGCTTCGGGCGCGGGTACGCCGCGATAAACGCCCTGCGCCGACTGCCCGTCGACGTACTCAAACTGGACCGCGGTCTCGTCGAGGGAGTGGTGGAATCCGCACGGCTGCACAAAATCACCAGCGGACTGCTGCGGATCGCCTGCGACCTCGGCATGCAGTCCGTCGCCGACGGCGTGGACCTACCCGAACAGGTGATCGCTCTTCGCTCGATGGGGTGTACGCACGGGCAGGGTATGGCCTTCTCCGGACCACTGGACGAGTACCGCCTGCGCCGCTCCCTGGCCCGCGCGCGCTTCCCCCTGCCCGGCGGCGCGGCCCGGCCCGTCCTGCTCGGTACCCCCTCGTTCGCCAGCTCAAATAATGAGACGCCCGTCCCACCCACTTGACAGTCACCGGGCGCCAGGAGGAGGGTCAAGGCCATGACCACCCGAATTCTCGTACTTGGAAAGCGCGTCGGCTGAAGCAGAGCTCCTCACCAGCTCCGCACAACGCACCGACGCGCTCCCCTCGCTTGCCTCACGGCACGGGGGGTTTTTTGTTGCACCAGCACCACCCGAACACCGCGAAAATCCCCGCAAAAACCCTCAGCTTCGAGAAGAGAATGCCGATGACCGAGCAGGCCACCGGGGCCCACCACCCGCAGCCGCGAGCCCGTAACGGCGGACCGTCGTCCGTCACCGTCGAGCACGTCACGGGCGCGCAGTCCCTCATCCGTTCTCTTGAGGAAGTCGGCGCCGACACGGTATTCGGCATTCCCGGCGGTGCGATCCTTCCGGCGTACGACCCGATGATGGACTCCACCCGGGTGCGGCACATCCTGGTCCGTCACGAGCAGGGCGCGGGCCACGCGGCCACCGGTTACGCCCAGGCCACCGGCAAGGTCGGGGTCTGCATGGCCACCTCGGGTCCGGGCGCCACCAACCTGGTCACCCCGATCGCCGACGCGCACATGGACTCGGTGCCGCTGGTCGCGATCACCGGCCAGGTCGCCGCCGCCTCGATCGGTACGGACGCCTTCCAGGAGGCGGACATCTGCGGCATCACGATGCCGATCACCAAGCACAACTGGCTGGTCACCGACGCCGCCGACATCCCGCGGGTCATCGCCGAGGCGTTCCACGTCGCCTCGACCGGCCGTCCGGGCCCGGTGCTCGTCGACATCGCCAAGGACGCGCTCCAGGCGGACACGACCTTCTCCTGGCCGCCGCAGCAGGAGCTGCCCGGCTACCGCCCGGTGACCAAGCCGCACGCCAAGCAGATCCGTGAGGCGGCCCGGCTGATCACCCAGGCCAAGCGCCCGGTCCTGTACGTCGGCGGCGGGGTCATCAAGGCCCACGCCACCGCCGAGCTCAAGGTGCTGGCCGAGCTGACCGGAGCGCCGGTCACCACGACGCTGATGGCGCTCGGCGCGTTCCCCGACAGCCATCCGCAGCACGTGGGCATGCCGGGCATGCACGGTTCGGTCACCGCCGTCACCGCGCTGCAGAAGTCGGACCTGCTGATCGCCCTCGGTACCCGCTTCGACGACCGCGTCACCGGCAAGCTGGACAGCTTCGCCCCGGACGCGAAGGTCATCCACGCCGATGTCGACCCCGCTGAGATCGGCAAGAACCGACAGGTGGACGTGCCGATCGTCGGGGACGCCCGGGAGGTCATCGCCGATCTGGTCCAGGCCGTCCAGGCCGAGCACACCGAGGGCACCATCGGCACCGCCGCCCAGAAGCGGTACGCGGACTGGTGGACGGACCTCAACCGCTGGCGCGACGCCTACCCGCTCGGTTACGACCTGCCGCAGGACGGCAGCCTGTCCCCGCAGCAGGTCATCGAGCGCATCGGGCTGGCCGCCGACGCCGACACGATCTTCGCGGCGGGTGTCGGACAGCACCAGATGTGGGCCTCGCACTTCATCCAGTACGAGCGGCCCGCCACCTGGCTGAACTCCGGCGGCGCCGGAACGATGGGCTACGCGGTCCCGGCCGCGATGGGCGCCAAGGCCGGTATGCCGGACCGGATGGTCTGGGCGATCGACGGCGACGGCTGCTTCCAGATGACCAATCAGGAACTGACCACCTGCGCGCTCAACAACATCCCGATCAAGGTCGCGATCATCAACAACGGCGCCCTCGGGATGGTCCGCCAGTGGCAGACCCTCTTCTACAACCAGCGCTACTCCAACACCGTGCTGCACTCCGGCCCCGGCGCCGACGGCATCGCGGTGGACGGCAAGGCCAGCGGTGGCACCCGCATCCCGGACTTCGTGAAGCTGTCCGAGGCGATGGGCTGTGTCGCGCTGCGCTGTGAGCGCCCGGAGGACCTGGACAAGGTCATCGCGGAGGCGAACGCGATCAACGACCGCCCGGTCGTCGTCGACTTCATCGTTCACGAGGACGCGATGGTGTGGCCGATGGTCGCCGCAGGAACCTCCAACGACGAAGTCATGGCCCTCCGCGGCATCCGCCCCGACTTCGGCGACAGCGAAGAGAACTGAGAGAGCAGAGAGAGACCGACGACATGTCCACCAAGCACACGCTCTCCGTCCTGGTCGAGAACACGCCGGGCATCCTCGCCCGGATCGCCGCCCTGTTCTCCCGCCGCGGCTTCAACATCGACTCGCTCGCCGTGGGCGTCACCGAACACCCCGACATCTCCCGCATCACGATTGTGGTGAGTGTCGACGACCTGCCGCTCGAGCAGGTGACGAAGCAGCTCAACAAGCTGGTCAACGTCCTGAAGATCGTCGAACTCGAGCCCGGCGCTGCGATCCAGCGCGAGCTCGTCCTGGTGAAGGTCCGCGCCGACAACGAGACCCGCTCCCAGATCGTCGAGATCGTCGAGCTGTTCCGCGCCAAGACCGTGGACGTCTCCCCGGAAGCCGTGACCATCGAGGCCACCGGGGGCACCGACAAGCTGGACGCGATGCTCAAGATGCTGGAGCAGTACGGCATCAAGGAGCTCGTCCAGTCCGGTTCGATCGCCATAGGGCGAGGCGCGCGCTCCATCACGGACCGCAGCCTGCGGGCGCTCGACCGCAGCGCCTGAGAACCGGTCAAGGGCTGCTCGCATTGCGAGACCCGGAAACTTTCCTCCACCCGCCCGCCGTACGGTGGGCTGTAACACCTGCAGACCAAGGAGATATCCCAGTGGCCGAGCTTTTCTACGACGACGATGCCGACCTGTCGATCATCCAGGGCCGCAAGGTCGCAGTGATCGGTTACGGCAGCCAGGGCCACGCCCACGCGCTGTCGCTGCGTGACTCGGGCGTCGACGTCCGAGTCGGTCTGCACGAGGGCTCCAAGTCCAAGGCCAAGGCCGAGGAGCAGGGCCTGCGTGTGGTGACCCCCGCCGAGGCGTCCGCCGAGGCCGACGTCATCATGATCCTCGTCCCGGACCCGATCCAGGCCCAGGTCTACGAGGAGTCCATCAAGGACAACCTCAAGGACGGCGACGCGCTGTTCTTCGGCCACGGCCTGAACATCCGCTTCGACTTCATCAAGCCGCCGGCCGGCGTCGACGTCTGCATGGTCGCCCCGAAGGGCCCGGGTCACCTGGTCCGCCGTCAGTACGAGGAGGGCCGCGGCGTTCCGTGCATCGTGGCCGTCGAGCAGGACGCCACCGGCAAGGGCCTGCAGCTGGCGCTCTCGTACGCCAAGGG from Streptomyces sp. NBC_01267 harbors:
- a CDS encoding putative bifunctional diguanylate cyclase/phosphodiesterase, with amino-acid sequence MSTSGALLARQPVSGGPAGLLSQLLLAVVCGGYAIGSAFDWGSDELALVMGDFGLSFAAALAAVSCFFYSRTRESRFRPAWLLFSLSSAMAACGNAVWGWYEVILRTPVPTPSLADLFFLCFAPPAIVGLLVLAKRPVTRAGWVCLALDAWLIGGSLLTLSWSLALAHAARLEGGRESVAHAALSLAYPLLDIVLVSMVLVLHFRRSNANRSAINTAIAGLALTVLSDALFTSPLLRASYRSGQLLDAGWFAGSLLLAYAPWGARLGASGFTGTDPVPEPRGIRHPSRPIAGSLAALTPYLAAAVCTLGILNNVIDGHRVDRVVVFTGCTVVLALVVRQGIMLVDNIALTHELAQKENHFRSLVQGSSDVIMIAAPTGILRYVSPAASGVYGRDAEELIGSELASLIHADDLGRVVHEVRRFLAASPASEPTTRIECRFRSGTGDWLNVESTVNRHQGGLIFNSRDVTERVRLQAQLQHNAEHDPLTDLPNRALFTDRVREALGGRRATDHGTAVLFIDLDGFKAVNDTIGHQAGDELLVQAARRLQESVRSADTAARLGGDEFAALIVGNGSQDQPARECQVHEIADRLRLRLSQPYRIDGSEVRVAASIGVAFAESGVTPTDLMRNADLAMYRAKAGGKNRVELYAPQMQAEVVRRSELSTRLRTALHDGEFALLHQPVVNLTTGRIAAVAAQARWRSTQGILFTPAEFLQVQGAGDLEEGARTGELGRWLLEEAVEQAADRGGAGHQVPVAVRLSARRLLDRSMPLASIEALLSRHALPSGALVIEITDSDPRIAFEELERRLMVLRRLGVRIALDGFGRGYAAINALRRLPVDVLKLDRGLVEGVVESARLHKITSGLLRIACDLGMQSVADGVDLPEQVIALRSMGCTHGQGMAFSGPLDEYRLRRSLARARFPLPGGAARPVLLGTPSFASSNNETPVPPT
- the ilvN gene encoding acetolactate synthase small subunit, with translation MSTKHTLSVLVENTPGILARIAALFSRRGFNIDSLAVGVTEHPDISRITIVVSVDDLPLEQVTKQLNKLVNVLKIVELEPGAAIQRELVLVKVRADNETRSQIVEIVELFRAKTVDVSPEAVTIEATGGTDKLDAMLKMLEQYGIKELVQSGSIAIGRGARSITDRSLRALDRSA
- the ilvC gene encoding ketol-acid reductoisomerase; amino-acid sequence: MAELFYDDDADLSIIQGRKVAVIGYGSQGHAHALSLRDSGVDVRVGLHEGSKSKAKAEEQGLRVVTPAEASAEADVIMILVPDPIQAQVYEESIKDNLKDGDALFFGHGLNIRFDFIKPPAGVDVCMVAPKGPGHLVRRQYEEGRGVPCIVAVEQDATGKGLQLALSYAKGIGGTRAGVIKTTFTEETETDLFGEQAVLCGGTAALVKAGFETLTEAGYQPEIAYFECLHELKLIVDLMYEGGLEKMRWSISETAEWGDYVSGPRIITDQTKVEMKKILGEIQDGTFAKNWMDEYHGGLKKYNEYKKADENHLLETTGKELRKLMSWVDNGDA
- a CDS encoding acetolactate synthase large subunit, with protein sequence MPMTEQATGAHHPQPRARNGGPSSVTVEHVTGAQSLIRSLEEVGADTVFGIPGGAILPAYDPMMDSTRVRHILVRHEQGAGHAATGYAQATGKVGVCMATSGPGATNLVTPIADAHMDSVPLVAITGQVAAASIGTDAFQEADICGITMPITKHNWLVTDAADIPRVIAEAFHVASTGRPGPVLVDIAKDALQADTTFSWPPQQELPGYRPVTKPHAKQIREAARLITQAKRPVLYVGGGVIKAHATAELKVLAELTGAPVTTTLMALGAFPDSHPQHVGMPGMHGSVTAVTALQKSDLLIALGTRFDDRVTGKLDSFAPDAKVIHADVDPAEIGKNRQVDVPIVGDAREVIADLVQAVQAEHTEGTIGTAAQKRYADWWTDLNRWRDAYPLGYDLPQDGSLSPQQVIERIGLAADADTIFAAGVGQHQMWASHFIQYERPATWLNSGGAGTMGYAVPAAMGAKAGMPDRMVWAIDGDGCFQMTNQELTTCALNNIPIKVAIINNGALGMVRQWQTLFYNQRYSNTVLHSGPGADGIAVDGKASGGTRIPDFVKLSEAMGCVALRCERPEDLDKVIAEANAINDRPVVVDFIVHEDAMVWPMVAAGTSNDEVMALRGIRPDFGDSEEN
- a CDS encoding 2-hydroxyacid dehydrogenase, translated to MTADVWLPIPADEIDGLPDGPRYLYWNGGPEYPADPADCAYYVVPYMLGMEVAVRPLAAMRSLRVLQTLSAGVDHVRPGIGGLHPGVRLCNARGVHEASTAELALALILASLRGIPDFVRGQQQEEWRSGFRPALADKSVLIVGYGSIGAAIEDRLVPFECARVARVARSSRTTERGQVHAFTDLSGLLLDADVVVLSTPLTEDTRGMVDADFLAAMKDGALLVNVARGGVVDTKALLAELESGRLHAALDVTDPEPLPAGHPLWHAPGCLISPHAGGPTSAFMPRAKRLLASQLTRFVAGEQLDNVVLTTE